In Azospirillum thiophilum, the DNA window CGGCACGTCGATCTCGACGCGCAGCGGGTCGGTGGCGGTCAGTTGCAGCACGGACGCCCCGCTCCCGACCCATTGTCCCCGCTCGGTCCGCCGTTCGGTGACCACCCCTGCAAAGGGGGCGGCGACCGTGTGGCGGTCCAGCCTTTCGCGCTGCATGGCGACGGTGGCGCGCAACTGCCGGACCTTGGCCTCCTCGATGGCCGCCTGGGCCTGCAGGGTGCCGTAGCGCGAGCGCGACACGCCCTGCACGCCGACCAGTGCCCCGGCCTCGCGGGCAAGGCGCTGGGCGTCGCGCTGCACATGCCCGGCCTCGGCCAGGGAGCTCTCCAGCCGTTCCAGCTCCAGCCGGGCGAGCGTGTCGTCCAGCCGCAGCAGGGGCTGGCCGGCCGCCACCGGGTCGCCGGCCTCGACCAGCATGGCGTCCACCTGGCCATCCACCTGTGCGGACAGGGCGCTGCTGCGCGGGGATACCAGCGTGCCGGGCAGTTGCAGCGTCTGGCGGACGGGGGCCGCGACCACCGCGGTCACCTTCACCCGCATCTGGGCGTGGGCCGGCAGCGACGGAAGCGCCGGCAATGCCAGCGCCGCGACGATGAGGGCGGGGAGGGCAGGGAGGGCGTGTCTCAAGGTCCGGCTCCTTTAGCCAGCAGGGGATCGGCCGGCGGCGCACGGCGGTCGGCCAACAGTCCGCCCGGCAGCAGGCCGAGGTCCAGGAGCGGGATCGCCCGGGCGGTCGGCATCCGGCGGGAATCGCGATTGGTCCTTGGCAGGCCGGTATCGACGAACAGTTTGGAAAGCGCCATCGCGGATCTCCCGCAGCGTGTGCAGTGAAAGGCCGCCTGCCACCGGACAAACCGGGACGGGCGGCCGAAAGGCGGACCGGACCTGCTCAGAACCGGTAGTTGGCGCTGACGTAGAAGCTGCGCCCCATCTCCACGGTCTGGAAGCCGGTGTTCTTTTCGGACAGGATGACGTTGGTGATGTTCTTCACGCCGGCCCCGACGCGGATCGCGTCGTTGACGTCGGCATTCACACCCAGGTTCAGCAGCGTGTAGCCCGGCATCTTCGACGCGCCTTCCAGTTGCGGGCCGGTGTAGGTCGCCGACACCGTGGCGCCGAGATAGTCCAGCGCCTGCCAGGTCAGGTCGGCATTGAGCTTGTGGCGCGGACGGTTCTCCAGCTCCGCGCCGCTGTTGTTCTTGGTGTAGAGGTACGCGTAGTTGCCCGAGGCCGTCAGGTCCCTGGTGATGGTGACCGACCCGGTCACCTCGATGCCGGAGATGTCGACGCTGGAGATGTTGCTCCAGTTGCGGGCCACGGTCACCGGATCATAGACCGGCTGGATCATGTCCTTGACCTTGTTCCTGAACACCACGACGCTGGCGTCCCAGCGGTCCTGACGCACCTCGACGCCGGCTTCGTAGTTGGTGCTGGTCTCGGGTTCGAGATCGGGATTGCCAGACAGGAAGCAGCGCCCGCCGCAGCTGATGACCCGGTATTCGCGGCTCAGCTGATAGGCGTCCGGCGCCTTGTAGCCCTGGCTGAC includes these proteins:
- a CDS encoding efflux RND transporter periplasmic adaptor subunit — its product is MRHALPALPALIVAALALPALPSLPAHAQMRVKVTAVVAAPVRQTLQLPGTLVSPRSSALSAQVDGQVDAMLVEAGDPVAAGQPLLRLDDTLARLELERLESSLAEAGHVQRDAQRLAREAGALVGVQGVSRSRYGTLQAQAAIEEAKVRQLRATVAMQRERLDRHTVAAPFAGVVTERRTERGQWVGSGASVLQLTATDPLRVEIDVPERQHGRIAAGTPASVQVADAPAADAIAARVDRVVPSADPVSRSFRVHVTLANPGGRLMAGMSARVTFALDWTGDGPEVALQVPADAVERQPDGSARVWVVLRSGDGAVARPVTVRTGRHVGGQVEIASPDLSADDLVVVQGNEGLRPGQPVVPDMVG